In the Streptomyces cinnamoneus genome, TAATCCACCCCGAAGGGCTTCATCGTTCGACTTGCATGTGTTAAGCACGCCGCCAGCGTTCGTCCTGAGCCAGGATCAAACTCTCCGTGAATGTTTACCCGTAATCGGGTCGACACCACGAGAGCGGAACAACCAGGCGGAATAAGCCCGGTCGTTCACAGCGTCCTCGCTGTGTGTGCCTACCCGATCCATACGGACCCGGCAGGACTTTTAAAGGAACCTCATCCATCGAGATGGACGGGGTGTCAACATATCTGGCGTTGACTTTTGGCACGCTGTTGAGTTCTCAAGGAACGGACGCTTCCTTTGTACTCACCCTCTCGGGCTTTCCTCCGGGCGCTTCCCTTCGTTGTTTCCAACCTTACCAGATCCGTTTTCCGTTCCGTTTCCGGTTCGGATTCCGTTTCCGGCCCCCTGTTGGAGCGGGGTTTTTCGCGCCTTCCGGCGTGATCACTACTTTAGCGGATTTCCCTCGTGACTCCTAATCGAGTCCCGGTCCGAATTTCGGCATGCCGAAATTCATCCCGTTCAAGGGCCGTGCAGTAGTGGACGCCGCCGGTGCGGCTCGAAGTGCCGTCCTCGAAGCCGTTCGGCCCCGCGACAACTCGGAGAACAGTACGGATCCGGTGGACCCGTGTCAACCCGCGTCAGGAGCGGCTCTCTTGCCGCTCCCGCGCCCCTCCTCCTCTCCTGGCCCCCTCTTCTCAGGGGGATCCTCAGGGGAGTCCTCGGACGAGTCCTCAGTCGAGGTCGCTGAGGCGGCCGCCGGCGTCCGGCTGGGCCTCCTCGACGCGGCGGAGCAGGCGGGTCAGCATCTCGCCGAGCCGGCCGCGCTCGTCGTTCGAGAGGTCCTGGAGCAGCTCCTCCTCGAAGACAGTGGCCATGCGCAGGCCGTCCAGCCACTTCGCCCGGCCCTCTTCCGTGATGCCGACGATGACGCGCACGCGGTTGCTCTCGTCGCGCTCGCGCGTGACCAGGCCCTCCCCGACCATGCGGTCGATGCGGTGGGTCATGGCCGCGGGGGTGAGGCCGAGCCGCTTGGCGAGGTCGCCGGGCCCGAGGGAGTAGGGCTCGCCGGCGAGGACGAGGGCCTTGAGGACCTCCCACTCGGCGTTGCTGATGCCCAGCTCGGCGGTCTGGCGTCCGTACGCGACGTTCATCCGCCGGTTGAGGCGGCTGAGTGCCGAGACCACGCGCTCCACCTGGGGGTCCAGGTCCTGGAACTCGCGCTGGTAGGCGGCGATCTGCTCGTCGAGGCTCGGCTCGGCCGGGCCGGGGGTGTCAGCCATGCCCGGCAGTATGACAGAAATGATTCGCGCTAAAGCCCTTCGGCATGTACTCTTTAGCTTCGAAGTTTAGGTCTGAAGTCTTCAGGTTCGAGTTTGAGGGGTGAGTGTGACCACCGCGATGG is a window encoding:
- a CDS encoding MarR family winged helix-turn-helix transcriptional regulator → MADTPGPAEPSLDEQIAAYQREFQDLDPQVERVVSALSRLNRRMNVAYGRQTAELGISNAEWEVLKALVLAGEPYSLGPGDLAKRLGLTPAAMTHRIDRMVGEGLVTRERDESNRVRVIVGITEEGRAKWLDGLRMATVFEEELLQDLSNDERGRLGEMLTRLLRRVEEAQPDAGGRLSDLD